A window of Garra rufa chromosome 16, GarRuf1.0, whole genome shotgun sequence contains these coding sequences:
- the srp72 gene encoding signal recognition particle subunit SRP72, whose amino-acid sequence MASGSGPVSALWTEINRCGQNGDFTRALKAVNKILHENRDDVTALRCKIVCLVQNGGFKEALNVINTHTKSLTSDVIGFEKAYCEYRLNRVEQALKTIQAIPEQTDKLKELYGQVLYRLERYDECLAVYKDLIRNSQDDYEEERKTNLSAVLAAQSTWENTLPEDLGLPESSYELCYNAACCLIGQGQLSQAMQKLQKAEELCRKSLAEDSDVTEEDVDAELAIIHSQMAYVMQLQGRTEDALQLYNQVIKLKPSDVGLLAVTANNIITINKDQNVFDSKKKVKLTSADGVEHKLAKKQLQAIEINKALLAMYTNQADQCNKLLTSLQAQNPGHPRPVLIQVAQLCREKQHNKAIELLQRFSDKHLESASGIKLTMAQLYLTQGHVTKACDILKSIEEFKHKPGMISALVTMYTHEEDIDSAIDVFTQAIQYYQSEQPGSAIHLSLVREAANYKLKYGRKKEATSDLEQLWKQNTNDIHTLAQLISAYSLVDQDKAKALSKHLPSPDTMSFKVDVDELENSHGATYIRKKAAKVVGESQPKEQGPEDVKKKKKKKKGKLPKNYDPKSTPDPERWLPMRERSYYRGKKKGKKKEQVGRGTQGATSGACAELDASKTASSPPTSPRPGSGTGTATSNVVPPRQQKPAAAGASRKKAPPKKKKGAKGGW is encoded by the exons ATGGCGAGCGGATCGGGGCCCGTTTCTGCTCTCTGGACCGAAATCAACCGCTGCGGACAGAATGGCGACTTTACTAGAGCCCTGAAAGCTGTcaacaaaa TTCTTCATGAAAATAGGGATGATGTGACGGCACTGCGTTGTAAAATAGTCTGTCTGGTCCAAAATGGAGGTTTTAAAGAAGCCCTGAATGTCATAAACACTCACACTAAATCACTGACCAG TGATGTAATCGGGTTTGAGAAGGCCTACTGCGAATACCGTTTGAATAGGGTGGAGCAGGCTTTGAAAACTATCCAGGCAATCCCGGAGCAAACAGACAAACTCAAGGAGCTCTACGGCCAAGTG TTGTACAGACTGGAGCGGTATGACGAGTGTCTCGCCGTCTATAAAGACCTGATTAGAAACTCTCAGGACGATTATGAAGAGGAGAGGAAGACAAATCTGTCGGCTGTATTAGCGGCGCAGAGCACCTGGGAGAACACGTTGCCG GAGGATCTTGGTTTACCGGAGAGCTCATATGAGCTGTGCTACAATGCTGCCTGCTGCCTGATTGGTCAAGGGCAGCTCAGCCAGGCCATGCAGAAACTGCAGAAGGCTGAAG AGTTGTGCAGGAAGTCTTTGGCTGAGGACTCT GATGTGACGGAGGAGGATGTAGATGCTGAACTGGCCATCATTCATTCTCAGATGGCTTATGTGATGCAGCTGCAGGGCAGAACCGAAGACGCTCTTCAACTCTACAATCAAGTCATTAAACTCAA GCCATCTGATGTGGGTCTGCTGGCTGTGACTGCTAATAACATCATCACCATTAACAAG GACCAAAATGTGTTTGACTCCAAGAAGAAGGTGAAACTGACCAGTGCTGATGGGGTTGAGCACAAGCTGGCCAAAAAACAGCTGCAGGCTATTGAGATCAACAAAGCCTTGTTGGCTATGTACACTAACCAG GCCGATCAGTGCAATAAGCTGTTGACAAGCCTGCAAGCCCAGAATCCTGGTCACCCCAGACCGGTTCTGATCCAGGTGGCCCAGCTCTGCCGAGAAAAGCAGCACAACAAAGCCATAGAGCTCTTGCAG CGCTTTTCAGATAAGCACCTCGAAAGCGCTTCTGGAATCAAACTCACCATGGCACAACTCTACCTGACGCAAG GTCATGTGACCAAAGCCTGTGACATCCTGAAGTCGATAGAAGAGTTTAAACACAAACCAGGAATG attTCTGCTCTGGTCACGATGTACACGCATGAAGAGGACATTGACAGCGCGATTGACGTCTTCACTCAAGCGATCCAGTATTATCAGTCAGAGCAG CCGGGCTCTGCGATCCACCTCTCTCTGGTACGTGAAGCTGCTAACTACAAGCTGAAATACGGCCGTAAGAAAGAGGCCACCAGTGATCTGGAGCAGCTGTGGAAACAAAACACGAATGACATCCACACGCTGGCCCAGCTCATCTCTGCATACTCGCTCGTGGATCAAGACAAGGCCAAAGC TCTGAGTAAGCATCTGCCTTCTCCGGACACCATGTCCTTCAAAGTGGACGTTGATGAACTGGAGAACTCACACGGAGCCACGTATATCAGGAAGAAAGCTGCCAAAGTCGTGGGCGAAAGCCAGCCTAAAGAACAGGG TCCAGAAGAtgttaaaaagaagaagaaaaagaagaaag GTAAACTGCCCAAGAACTACGACCCCAAATCGACCCCCGACCCGGAGCGCTGGCTGCCGATGCGAGAGCGGTCGTACTACCGCGGTAAGAAGAAGGGCAAGAAGAAGGAGCAGGTCGGCCGCGGCACACAGGGAGCAACATCTGGAGCGTGTGCAGAGCT TGACGCCAGTAAAACCGCCAGCAGTCCGCCCACCTCTCCTCGACCCGGCTCAGGAACAGGCACCGCCACGAGCAACGTGGTTCCCCCGCGACAACAGAAACCTGCTGCAGCCGGAGCCTCTCGCAAAAAGGCACCGCCGAAGAAGAAGAAAGGAGCGAAGGGAGGATGGTAG
- the LOC141288738 gene encoding ADP-ribosylation factor-like protein 9, producing the protein MPGAREIGLVGAALALTGGVACAVCYLMSKTQEPKKKVKEELNEDGSGKEHVHKATKTETAPKTPIISEPRTAGTQVLVLGLDGAGKTSLLHCFATGSLEQDVSPTQGFNAVSINKEELQIEFLEIGGTEKLRDYWRMYLCKARVMVFVVDSSDPERFPLAKRLLHQLLSSDPCLPLVLLANKQDVSGARGITDLYEALDLGNVGDGHRLSVIGTRVKKGKSEANAGVQDARDLIIEMMSDE; encoded by the exons ATGCCTGGTGCGCGCGAGATCGGGTTGGTGGGCGCCGCGCTCGCGCTTACGGGAGGAGTCGCGTGCGCGGTGTGTTATTTGATGAGTAAAACACAAGAGCCCAAGAAAAAAGTGAAAGAAGAGCTGAATGAGGACGGGAGCGGCAAAGAGCATGTGCATAAAGCGACCAAGACCGAAACTGCACCAAAAACGCCCATAATATCAGAG CCCAGGACAGCAGGTACTCAGGTGCTGGTTTTGGGTCTGGACGGGGCTGGAAAGACTAGTTTACTGCACTGTTTCGCCACAGGCAGCCTGGAACAAGACGTGAGTCCAACCCAGGGCTTCAACGCCGTCTCCATCAACAAGGAAGAGCTTCAGATCGAGTTCCTAGAGA TTGGAGGTACGGAGAAGCTGCGCGATTACTGGCGGATGTATCTGTGTAAAGCGCGTGTGATGGTGTTTGTCGTGGACTCGTCTGACCCCGAGCGATTCCCTCTGGCTAAACGTCTCCTGCACCAGCTCCTGTCGTCTGACCCCTGCCTGCCTCTTGTGCTGCTTGCCAACAAGCAG GACGTCTCCGGAGCCCGTGGGATCACTGATCTTTACGAGGCGCTGGATTTGGGTAATGTTGGCGACGGGCACCGGCTCAGTGTGATTGGTACTCGGGTGAAGAAGGGAAAGTCTGAGGCCAACGCCGGTGTGCAAGATGCTCGTGACCTCATCATAGAGATGATGTCA